tatgacttgattattttttagttgccattttttaaaaattaagtacataaactttttaaaactcATAAAACTGACTAACCTAACTATATTCACATTGGGTGGCTTAGGTTTCAGGtgctttttttaagttaatattCATTccatttaatttgatatttgtatgaataatacgaatgtttgctctcggttcttggatgtttaatatgtatttatctatataagtaatgtttatccgttgcctactgtccatagtacaagctttgcttagtttgggactaggtcaattggtgtcaagtgtcccatggtatttatttattattatatacatatttattaacttatttataaaattaaatattcttcCTCAAACTTTAGGGCCGCATAGTGTGCGCCTTCGCATCGACCAACCTCGGCGACGTATCCCCCAACACGGCAGGTCCTCGCTGCAGCATCTCCGGCAAGGTGTGCGACCAGGAGAGTCTGCTCTGCAAGCTGCACGGCGAGGAGTGCTTCGCCTCCGGCCCGGGCAGGGACATGTTCGAGAGCACCAAGATCATCGCCACTAAGATGTTTGAAACGGCCATGGTGAGTGTCAAGGCTtgcgctagctgacgcggtttgcacaaAGCGGGTGTACGCAGGCCCTTCTTCCCCCCTGCCCACGTGCCCGtgcacgtgcccagggccccgcgatgcaTTGGGGCCCCCTAGTCTCTACTCCaataccaaacgataaccgatatCTACCTACTCCACTTTCtcctgaaaatcaggcttaccgaatgcagcatgttgtgcccagggcctctaataggtgaaagacggccctgggtttttttttctttttttttattctactggatggcaaacgagcaagtgggactcctgatggtaagagatccaccgcccatagacacctgcaacaccagggggattgcagatgcgttgccaacctagaggtctaagatgggatacctcaagtgccagtaatttcaccggctgtcttactctccacgccgaaacacaacagggcaagcactgctgcttcacggtaggattagcgagcaagatggtggtagcaatccgggcggtcctaccacctgcaaacgcctattgaaaaatagtatgagcagctaactgcgcgcgtcgcgtgcgacagATTTTACCTGTAGCTCAGGGTTTCATAAACTTTTTCTAGTCACGGACCAAGGCtcctgtcaatttttttttggaaatttcctagtaaatatttttacagactgacctactgcggcggacccctgatacacatgctacggGCCCTTAAGGGGTCCGTGGACGCcgctttaagaaaccctgctgtAGCTGATCCCGCAGGGTGTgcccgcgcagtgcacccgcgccagctagcgtaggcacTTAAGGGTTATACCCAAATggtcttcataccaaattatatttaaatcaattcagcggtttaggcgtgaagagtgaagaagtaacagactgacgacatactttcgcatttatattagtaggatttgacTTGAAAgcttcgagaaactgggccTTGATAAGAAAAAGGCAATCCCTGGTCagttttagataaaaaaactatGGCATTGTTTTACAGAAAGTCCTGAAGGAACCTGGGGAGGATTTGACGGGCCCGCTGGGCGTCGTACATCAGTATGTGGACATGCCGAACGAGACTGCGACGCCTTACGATCCTGTTACTGAGACGTTTAATGCGGTAAGTAtagaacaataaaaagtatGTATCAGTTACGTCAGTCCACCACATCATGCTGGAGATTTTATTTTGGTTTGAATGCTACCTGCTTGAAAATGAAGCTGCCGTGAGACTTACTCAAAGTGAaatataactcacgtcttatggtcacagctcattacagccacccagcacccgaccagcaccgcctcgcctcgagcggttagtattcttcatattatggatttgtatgggcatgcgctcactacatcaactccgtagcgtcaccggttcgcctcactcgcgaggttgccacgcgcggacggcgagtggaccactctgtgagagcccgctgctcgccgccatagtgactactaggaaatttgTGAACCACgtgaggtccactcgttgttaacgcggcgtccacccgtggacacAAGGAGTGGACGCCGTAAGTCTAGGCGGTGCTGGTCAGGTGCCGGGTGGCCCTAATGAGCTGGACCTTTAGATTGAATATGGCTTGACTGTTTGCAACGCAACGTCATATATCTCTGGTGCTACCATCAGGtatcattataaatataaaaaacttaaaatccCCCCCAGAGCGCCACAGCCTCGGGCTGCCTCCCAGCGATGGGCTACAGCTTCGCGGCGGGCACCACGGACGGGCCGGGCGCCTTCGACTTCAAGCAGGGCACGGTCACCACCAACCCGCTCTGGAACGCCGTGCGGGACTTCATCGCGGAACCCACCGCGGAGGACATCCGCTGCCAGGCGCCCAAGCCCATACTGCTCGCTACTGGACGGGTCAGTATGAACCTTCAAAAACGGCCAAAggagtcggacacgcccaaagtatGGTAAAgtgcaggttcacggtggatgcaagccgcttccgacTGAAGCCACTgaaggtctgtgggggaggcctatgtccaacagtggacgacctacggctgatatgatgatgatgggtagtttgaaaaaattaaaaaaacacgctGTAATGTTACTTATTaacagctccatcatcagaccatAAACAAACCTAGGTAACATTGTGCTGTCTTGGAGTTCCATCCAATGTATGCCTGCCATCTGCTGATGGAGAAGTGATGCTCCATCAGCAGATTTTTAACAGGCCCAAACAAGGCCAGTGGCATTGTCAAACGctctaacgctcgtgattcaccATCACTTTCTACTTTCATCCTACACCGTGCGACAGATGCATTTCCGAGTGCATCAGACAGTAAGGCCTCACGTTACACTGTTCTGTCTTGGAgttagctgatgatgatggtaaccTCAAAACGTTGGTTCCAGGCGAAGTTCCCATACGAGTGGCAACCGAAGATAGTGTCGTGTTCAGTGGCGCGCATCGGCGGGCTGGTGCTGGCCGCGGTCCCCGGAGAGTTCACGACAATGTCGGGCCGCCGCTTGCGCAGGTACACTCACAGCTGGTTTCCACTTGTCGGATGTCCGGCCCtgattttaatcggatgttcTAGTGGCAGAAAATTTTATATGAAGGTCATGAATCTATTCACACTTGCCTgacacgattttctatagaaatgactGACATCCGACACGAAACGGATCCGACAGCCGAAAAGTGGAAACGGGCTCTCACACATTATGTTACAGTTACAAAAACTATTTGCTACAAcagaaaacagtaaataaacaattaaaatatacttatctatttatcccaaaaactaaaactaaagcagattatttaaaacataacctACTTTCGGGCAGTCGAGTAACAGCCCTCTTAGAAAACAAGTTCTCTTTTTGCATACGAGTAGCTAAGCtaaattctttgtccgaggaagctgcctcTAACAGTTTGTGAATTAAAGATCATGCGTCTTTTTACGAGTATACAGAAGAATCTTGACTTGACCCACCCAgtgaattttgacccacttccattTATCTTCCAAGTTATCCTAATGTCTTTTCTACCGTTATATGAATATGAgtagatatattatatatataacaatgtttatttattgcCAGTGTGGTGAGCCGAGCCGCGGGCGGCAGTAAGGTGGTCCTAGCGGGACTCAGTAATGTCTATTCAGACTACATCGCTACTCCAGAGGAATACCAGGTATGTTTACCTCATACATCGAGAAGGAGTAgacaacatttatttttgttacatatACTGTACTAGAATACATTGGAAACACCAGAAAAGTTAAAGCTACGCCCCAGGAATCTACCCTCGCTCGTCAACGTTCCGTATTGTAAGCCGATACTTAGTAAactactataaataaatattatggtttgcttacttaaaattaaagctATTTGTATGGAACTTCTCCTTAGCAATGCTTTTTCCTTGGCATAGTTTTCTTTCAGCTAAGTAGAGCAAGCAACAAATAAATCGTCAATGTACCGGGAGAAGTTCCTATGCCTTAAGTATAGGCAATAGAGGATTTCATGTATTTTTGAGTGTATAGCTTAATTTATATGCGATTGCTATAATTTTTCCAGGCACAAAGGTACGAAGCAGCATCCACCATCTTTGGGCCGCATACTTTGGACATCTATCTCAACAAATACCTTAAGTTGACTGAAGCTTTGATGAAGGTAAGTTAATCTAAAATCTTATCCCAAATGAATGTAAGACTTTTCCCAAACCTCAAAAAAAGCAccagtttagtttattttttaatttcgtagtTGAAACTGACTCTCGTAGTTGAgactttggattttttttaattagttttcaCGTTTTTGACGTCAATTAATGATTGAGTGTCAATAATTGACGTAATAACAGGTTTAGTCCTTTAGGTCCAATTCCCTAAATGTCTGGTCTGTCTATATCATCTACTTTCCAAAATGTCTATTCTCCGAACGTCCAATTTTCCAGATGTCCAATTCACCGAATGTCCAGTCCATCTGTTTCTATGGCTTTGtgtcctaacctaacctgtttGTGCCGGACACACCCGTCAAGCGTTAGGTCGCACCAATCGTCCTAAAGAGTCTTACAAAGATTCTATGACACCGTCATGGTGTAAGAGACTCAAACAGCTTTACAACCATGTTACAATGTACATATATTTCTTTCAGGACGTGACTCTAGACCCTGGCCCTCAGCCGCCAGACTTCAGCGACCAGCTGATCACTCTGGTACCCCCGGTGTTGTGGGACGCTGCCCCGTGGGGCAAGGAGTTCGGAGACTGCACCCAGCAGCCCCAGGCGCAGTACAGCTATGGGGACATCGTGACGGCTCTGTTTGTAAGTCTTGGTGGATTGCGTCACCTCATCATAGCAGCCTTTAATTTGCAAGTCTTCGGATATgcctcctctccatttctccacGCCTACGATCCATTGCTTGCATCCATCCACCACCTGCTAGCCGACAGATGTTCCGCCAGCACTTCCCGCGCCAGCTAACTAACGCAGTAGAGGAAGAACACGAAACGAATGAGATGGAAGATGTGCGTCATATTAAGTAATGATAATACTGAATATTTACTTTCTACCTTTGTAGAATTAGCATTTTGGAATGTAATGAGGAATTTATTGCCTAAGTTATCCACTCagcaaaatacaataaaacattttaaatcatttaatgAAGAAATATTGTGCCTTTAGATTTTACTTAAATGTACTGTCACTAGAAagaacacattaaaaaaatacaaaaaaaaacattcgtaataaaataacgaaATACTTAAACgtaaagttaaaaatacaaaaggttGAAAGCCAAATTTTGTGAAGTCCGAAAGAGATTCATTAGTTAGATTCATTTTTGACAAAACATCACGTACTCgtatgacatttattttgtagttGCATAACGTTGTTACTCGACTGTTTTACGTATACAGCTTTTTTACCCaaaacagaaacaaaataagtattttttgccTATTAAAAACCAACTTCCACGATTCTTTATGCCTCTCTGATCGTTAGCTTCTAACATCTGGTCAAGACCGGACGAGGAAGAGGAAGATTTTCTCAACGACCGAAAAGCCTTCGAGCAAAATCGGGCCTGAACAGGGCCTTCCCTGCTGCTCTCTCCTGTTTTGTTGCTAATAAAAGTTACGATGTAGGTGTCCGGGCATCCGCGGAACAGTATCCGGCACGGTGGCTGGTACGCGACGGTGGAACGGTTGGAGTCGGCGGAAGACGACGCGTGGACGGTGGTTGCAACTGACGCGGACTGGGAGACCAAGTAAGGCTCATCGTGATTTATATTTTAGAGAAGACGAGGCATGTTCTTTGTGTGTTCTATAAGATTTGACAAGACTTCTTGCGGATGTATCCGTTTTATGTTTACATGTTGTTGACGAAAAATATTTAGCCATATGAATATTTCTACATATGGTTTTAACTAgtctttaatttatatttattgttcatcatcatcccagcctatatacgtacgTCCTCCCAcggcattagttcccacgcgggcccagtgcggattgggaacttcacacacaccgttgaattgcttcgcaggtttgttgtgcaggtttcctcacgatgttttccttcaccgtaaagctcgtggtaaatttcaaatgtaattccgcacatgaatttcgaaaaactcagaggtgcgagccggggttcgaacccacggccctctgcttgagaggccataggtcataccactcggccaccacggctcatatttattactataaagaatattttaagAGGCTTATCATTGGTATACATTGGGTCGGTTCCAGGGAAGGCAGTTAGTACTCGTACTTTGCGCTGCAGCAGAGCGTCACCAGCACTAGTGCTGCATACCCTGCTGCCTACGTAAACGTAATGCACGCCATAGCCTGAATGACTACTTTATCAACGCCCAGCTCCAACTCTTGTACTAGAAAAGAAAGCCAATTTGTAGCATAGGATGTACCACAATTTGTCCTTTATGTTGACCAACAACGTTCttttataaagtttaaaaaataccaCTTAACTGTCTTTGAACACCTTTTTTGACGACTACGTGTTTATCCCCAGGTACATTTGGCACCGCAACAACAAGATCTTAGGCACCAGCCACGCTGAAATAGAATGGCACATCCCTGTGGGGACCCCCGCCGGAACCTACCGCCTGCACCACTACGGAAACTACAAATACATTCTAGGCGGAATCTATCCTTACCATGGGTTCTCCAACAGTTTTGAAGTCAGATAACTATAGTTTATGCCTAGTCCTACATTCTGTAGCTTTAAGTTTCAAGATTGAGTTCTATCTAATGGTGCATGACCAAAAATGGCTAAGTactgaaaaaacattttacgaGGTTATAATATTAGCGCCATGAATTATTATTGTCCACAGCTCTGAATGAAATAACTTGGGCTTTGTTACGAAAACGTCTGTTTAAGGAAGTCCAAGCTTGTTTCTTAACGAATCCTTATGATTTTCTTTGTGAATAAAAAGTCCTGTAACGAAATATACGTAccgtcgaacaaactgaatcatgtaccaaggtggaaccttctAGTAATGAATTTCACTATGAGTTTCTTGACAAAAAAATGGGGTCAACAGACATTAGGTAGTGGcataaaggttccaccctggacATGATTCGGTTTGCTCGCGTGTGCCACGGGTTCTTTGATAGTTTAAGTTAGGTCCAAAGTTTTTCTGAAGGATAGACTAGTCATATAAGTACACTTTTGAAGCTAGTTGCTGTCATTGTTatcttgaaatataaatatgaagGTATCTCCAGTACCtatgcatattttttaaaatttagtttGCATTTCATCTCAGATGGAGACGAGAATAGAAATCATGTAAAACATATATGTGTATGTTGAAATaacataggtatatttttacaaCGAAAACTTAACGATACATCGCGATGTGTGTACATACATGAATTTAactacaaaagtaaaaaaaaaaagataataaactATCGAAACTGACTAAACCACactaaacattaaatttaagcAATTAAATCGTGTATtacatattttgtaactttggctgtaTCGATATCATTGTAGTTGACTGTATGTACATGGTATTTAAGCTCGTCTTTATTTATGGTTTTCATAATTAGAATATTACTAGAATTGTTGGCTGTTGCTCTAGTTTtgaagtacctaagtaatattttattttaaaatctacaTTTTGTAAACTGAACaactatttgtaattttatgatAAAAATGGTCCTTCGACTGAAATCACTATGACATTTCTTGTGATAATCATTTATACGTTAATAGAATGTATACCAAAGTAGATAATAAATGTAGTGTAAAGACGTGTTAATTTCATGctttcttaattttatattatttattttctggaaaataaataataggaatGTTGAATATACTTATTCAGTATTTTCATCAGCATGCTTATGTTATGGGTTATATGGCTTTATagtctgtttttttattaactattatttatattttatattatttaatggcTTGCCCTTAGCTTAAGATTCAACTGCAAAtcgtattttgtatattttttatttactttaggtaaataaatattttttataatgtaggtatgtacctaagtatattgTCCATGCTTGATGTTGTAGACAATACTTTTTTGATTTCTTTAAAGTGCCAATATGAATAAATTgaactgaaaaataaataaactgatttactattatttaataacgggtttttatttaaaccatgTTTTTTCAAACCTCTATATTTTGGTAggttaataggtaggtagtcCTAATTgtcatgtttaattttaatttaagaagcGTTGAACTAGACTTTATTCTTGTTGAAGTTATGGTTATCCATATACCTAGATGAAAAGATGGAGCGAAGTGAAAATTCTGTATTTACTTTATAGGTCCAGTCCAATAGGTGATAGTTCAAATATTGTATGCACAAGTTgcatatcttatcttatctctAATATCAGTTGCATCAAGCAATTTAAACGCGTAAGTAGATACTACCTACTTTTATCTTTAGTGTAGTCTTTAGCCCAATAATAAGCATGTAGATTATCGTTGAAATtactaaaataatcaaattcCTCATGTAAATACTAGATAACGAAACGCAGTAAGTACTTCTATCCAATCTAaagaagcaaataaaaaaacttaaattaaaaatttaaaaaaccccccacaaaaaaacgccagcaaaaataaaaaaaagcccgacaaaaaaacgccgtcagaaaagacaactaaaaagtttaaaataattatgcactacctagctgttccCCGCGACTTCATTTGCGAAGAATACGTTTATCCCGTGTCGTCATAGtgggttgtatgtttttatatgttttagtttttaaatgggtcccactgaaaaacagcgttgcggcttgccgtaacactatgctgagtggggtccactttatactattagatgttatttttatttttttccatctaatgtatttttatgtgtatcgaatatgtgtaaataaatgtttctctctctctctctctctcatccctatcccgcggggactatgctgattttccgcaaaattagcctaagttaatttagtataagtacctagtaagtaatattttttttatctaagcgtagccggtgtcgggggaccgctaaggttaatacttcaaaaaatactattaaaatactttagtttcctgtgaACTATGAACTCCGGACTTCAGCTCTGCTTTATGGATGCAATGGGAAACTAGAACACTATTTTCTAAAGAAATTAGTCATGAAGGTTTAGTGCTGACCTTCTTCCGATGCCCACCACCAATTTgtcaagtaagtacctacttacatcgACTTAGAAGAGAAGAGAGTGATCAACTTACGCATCGGTTGccataatgtaaatttttaacTAAACTTATACCTACCATTAGCTAAATAAGTATTAAGACGGTGTGTTCTAACTACTCTAAGCATCATTATCTCAAAATATTAATTCTTTACGTTGGAAACCagataaatgattaaaaaacaGATTATGGCATTAATTAACATATACGTTAATGCTCTATCTAATTAATCCGATAAGGtgcttaaaataattaattgaaaaaaagacACGACATATATTTCACCCCCTAACTGTGGGTAGCACTCCCCCTTCAATGCAATCAAATGGCAATACATAAGTACAGtccaggaaactgaatcacgtccTGCGGTGTACATTTTGCCATGATTCCTTTGGTAAATGCTTGGTAAATGTTAtagaatgtcaacatgacatttagTAGCATGCAGGTTCCACATTGGTACCGGTATTGGTATTGGTACCGGatcagtttcctcaactgtagAGCCGTCATCATAAATAAGTTCTCAGTGCTCGAGTGAGCGCAAAGCACGAGCGAAGCGTCTCCGCTTGGGCAGAAATGCTTCCGGTTGTCAGTTCTCCTCTTCAGCTCGCGTTTCTCAACCGATCTCCTCGTGAAATTTGATAAGCAGGttcaataattattaattacatggATTTTagtcgatttttatttttatttttcgtaatggcggAGCCAAGGGGTTTCAAAACGTAGTAAAAATCAACTCACGCAAAATAATGCGTCATACATAGCAACGACTATAAAATCTCATTTAGATCTTATCTGGCTGCGAACCCCTATAGtcattttattgttattgtttttttcttaaatctaCAGGATGTATGTCAAAGAAATGCCGGTAATAATCGGAGTACTCGTAAGGAGAGCAAAAAGTCATTACTTTgatgttatgttatttattaaaaaataattacctaaatataaaagtttttcgtaggtaatttttatattaaaactgACTTCAAGTGtcgtaaaacaaaatatttaaataaataagaattgtAGAACTTTTTTGcaagttttcaaaattttgtacttGACTTTGACTCTTCTTTCCATCATTGCATTTCCACCCATAATCTgactataaagttttttttatctcaatagGTGTCAATGGGGAGATTGCTTCCCTTCAGAATAACTCCCAGCTCGTTTGCCTTCtatctataaaaatattatttataataaatatcaagcTTCTATGGCTGGCATACTTCTTATGATGAGAATGTGTAGTATCTAGCTATAGGGCATCCAAAATCGGTTTTACTTGTATCGgtaaaactgttttatttttaaatgcccAACATGTACATAGGTACTCATAGGTACCTAGCTATTTGTCTACagcagtttcagaaaaaaacaaatctacAACCAGTTAAAACTGCTTCTCAGTATGTAAAAGTTATACCATAAACATAGGTCCATTTACTTATGCACACCCTGTATACTGATTTCAGTATGATTGTCTCTACTTTATATCATggttaattttgattaaaagtAGATAATTTAAGATTAATATTATCATTTGACTTATGCGATTgatatacattattttatactcGCCTGTTGGCTTA
This sequence is a window from Choristoneura fumiferana chromosome 10, NRCan_CFum_1, whole genome shotgun sequence. Protein-coding genes within it:
- the CDase gene encoding neutral ceramidase isoform X3 yields the protein MLQLFLVCAALAAARALRVGVGIADVTGPPAEIAFMGYAHFQQIGHGIHLRQFSRAFVLADDSGNSTQRLVFVSVDAPMMGHGARKEIVKRLQKRYGDIYNEHNVIISGTHTHSTPGGFLMHFLFDLPILGFVKETYVSYIAGIYKSIAMAHVNLAPARMEYGEGELLDANINRSPTSYLRNPPEERAKYKYDTDKTLAQVRFLAPDNRILGVINWFAVHPTSMNNTNKLISSDNVGYASILMEKALNGNGTMPGKGRIVCAFASTNLGDVSPNTAGPRCSISGKVCDQESLLCKLHGEECFASGPGRDMFESTKIIATKMFETAMKVLKEPGEDLTGPLGVVHQYVDMPNETATPYDPVTETFNASATASGCLPAMGYSFAAGTTDGPGAFDFKQGTVTTNPLWNAVRDFIAEPTAEDIRCQAPKPILLATGRAKFPYEWQPKIVSCSVARIGGLVLAAVPGEFTTMSGRRLRSVVSRAAGGSKVVLAGLSNVYSDYIATPEEYQAQRYEAASTIFGPHTLDIYLNKYLKLTEALMKDVTLDPGPQPPDFSDQLITLVPPVLWDAAPWGKEFGDCTQQPQAQYSYGDIVTALFVSGHPRNSIRHGGWYATVERLESAEDDAWTVVATDADWETKYIWHRNNKILGTSHAEIEWHIPVGTPAGTYRLHHYGNYKYILGGIYPYHGFSNSFEVR
- the CDase gene encoding neutral ceramidase isoform X2 produces the protein MNIRMLQLFLVCAALAAARALRVGVGIADVTGPPAEIAFMGYAHFQQIGHGIHLRQFSRAFVLADDSGNSTQRLVFVSVDAPMMGHGARKEIVKRLQKRYGDIYNEHNVIISGTHTHSTPGGFLMHFLFDLPILGFVKETYVSYIAGIYKSIAMAHVNLAPARMEYGEGELLDANINRSPTSYLRNPPEERAKYKYDTDKTLAQVRFLAPDNRILGVINWFAVHPTSMNNTNKLISSDNVGYASILMEKALNGNGTMPGKGRIVCAFASTNLGDVSPNTAGPRCSISGKVCDQESLLCKLHGEECFASGPGRDMFESTKIIATKMFETAMKVLKEPGEDLTGPLGVVHQYVDMPNETATPYDPVTETFNASATASGCLPAMGYSFAAGTTDGPGAFDFKQGTVTTNPLWNAVRDFIAEPTAEDIRCQAPKPILLATGRAKFPYEWQPKIVSCSVARIGGLVLAAVPGEFTTMSGRRLRSVVSRAAGGSKVVLAGLSNVYSDYIATPEEYQAQRYEAASTIFGPHTLDIYLNKYLKLTEALMKDVTLDPGPQPPDFSDQLITLVPPVLWDAAPWGKEFGDCTQQPQAQYSYGDIVTALFVSGHPRNSIRHGGWYATVERLESAEDDAWTVVATDADWETKYIWHRNNKILGTSHAEIEWHIPVGTPAGTYRLHHYGNYKYILGGIYPYHGFSNSFEVR
- the CDase gene encoding neutral ceramidase isoform X1, which codes for MFLPSRMLQLFLVCAALAAARALRVGVGIADVTGPPAEIAFMGYAHFQQIGHGIHLRQFSRAFVLADDSGNSTQRLVFVSVDAPMMGHGARKEIVKRLQKRYGDIYNEHNVIISGTHTHSTPGGFLMHFLFDLPILGFVKETYVSYIAGIYKSIAMAHVNLAPARMEYGEGELLDANINRSPTSYLRNPPEERAKYKYDTDKTLAQVRFLAPDNRILGVINWFAVHPTSMNNTNKLISSDNVGYASILMEKALNGNGTMPGKGRIVCAFASTNLGDVSPNTAGPRCSISGKVCDQESLLCKLHGEECFASGPGRDMFESTKIIATKMFETAMKVLKEPGEDLTGPLGVVHQYVDMPNETATPYDPVTETFNASATASGCLPAMGYSFAAGTTDGPGAFDFKQGTVTTNPLWNAVRDFIAEPTAEDIRCQAPKPILLATGRAKFPYEWQPKIVSCSVARIGGLVLAAVPGEFTTMSGRRLRSVVSRAAGGSKVVLAGLSNVYSDYIATPEEYQAQRYEAASTIFGPHTLDIYLNKYLKLTEALMKDVTLDPGPQPPDFSDQLITLVPPVLWDAAPWGKEFGDCTQQPQAQYSYGDIVTALFVSGHPRNSIRHGGWYATVERLESAEDDAWTVVATDADWETKYIWHRNNKILGTSHAEIEWHIPVGTPAGTYRLHHYGNYKYILGGIYPYHGFSNSFEVR